A stretch of the Bacillus licheniformis DSM 13 = ATCC 14580 genome encodes the following:
- a CDS encoding C40 family peptidase, with translation MSLYTTAVSVANVWTSPEAPRTIDRMMLSNPVHVRSWLDELSYEERLELCTANLVQTQVLFGEDVQLIKERGDWAFVIIPGQPSAKDKRGYPGWIPKDCLVEKSPAKSETSAVIQKPTAFLYDDKKTKVIELSFLTKLPVLSSGGVWFEVDTPLGRKWLKKEDADLETPVKGSGDDIVQTGQAFLNLPYLWGGMSGFGYDCSGFVFNMLKANGRSAPRDAGDQAKGGKEVSFSSPKRGDLLFFAYEEGRGRVHHVGIYCGNGEMLHSPKTGKSIEVISLKGTIYEKELCAIRRYF, from the coding sequence ATGAGCCTTTATACGACAGCCGTCTCAGTCGCCAATGTCTGGACCAGTCCGGAAGCGCCGCGCACAATTGACCGGATGATGCTGTCAAACCCTGTACATGTGAGAAGCTGGCTTGACGAATTGTCCTACGAGGAGCGCCTTGAGCTATGTACGGCAAACCTTGTTCAAACGCAAGTGCTTTTCGGCGAAGATGTCCAACTTATAAAGGAGCGGGGAGACTGGGCGTTCGTCATCATTCCGGGACAGCCGTCTGCAAAAGACAAACGCGGCTACCCGGGCTGGATTCCAAAGGACTGCCTGGTCGAAAAAAGCCCGGCGAAGTCTGAGACAAGCGCCGTTATTCAAAAACCGACGGCTTTCTTATATGATGACAAGAAAACGAAAGTTATTGAGCTGAGCTTTCTCACCAAGCTGCCCGTCTTGTCTTCCGGCGGCGTCTGGTTTGAGGTCGATACACCGCTTGGCCGCAAATGGCTGAAAAAAGAAGATGCGGATCTCGAAACACCTGTAAAAGGCAGCGGAGACGATATCGTTCAAACCGGTCAGGCGTTTTTGAACCTGCCCTATCTTTGGGGAGGGATGAGCGGGTTTGGCTACGACTGCTCAGGATTTGTCTTCAATATGCTGAAGGCGAACGGCCGCTCCGCGCCGCGCGATGCCGGCGACCAGGCGAAAGGCGGAAAAGAGGTATCCTTCAGCAGCCCGAAGCGGGGCGATTTACTGTTTTTCGCATATGAAGAAGGCAGAGGACGGGTTCACCACGTCGGCATTTACTGCGGAAACGGAGAGATGCTTCACTCTCCAAAAACGGGCAAATCGATCGAGGTCATATCTCTTAAAGGTACAATTTATGAAAAAGAGCTGTGTGCCATCAGGCGCTATTTTTAA
- a CDS encoding dimethylarginine dimethylaminohydrolase family protein — protein MDSALSKKNRGAGCTSEYDVLKKVVLCRPEYMEIAEVINETQKYFQKDNIDKTLAVRQHNTLIKELESRGIEVVILPALSQFPEQVFTRDIGFTIGGTVFSAQLSADIRQGEENVLQEWLAKEQISWTAFNEGYQIEGGDILVDQNTIYAGISHRTTFSAVQELKRRLPSYEVIPVPFEETFLHLDCVFNILSPTEALVYPKALGEREYDVLKKRYEMIEITDDEQFQLGTNVLSIGNKTVISLPVNRHVNQELRKRGYTVIEIDLSEIIKSGGSFRCCTLPIERTSTECYKGGA, from the coding sequence ATGGACTCAGCATTATCGAAAAAAAACCGCGGGGCGGGCTGTACAAGCGAATACGACGTCTTAAAAAAAGTGGTGTTATGCAGACCGGAGTATATGGAGATTGCAGAAGTGATCAATGAAACACAGAAGTATTTTCAAAAGGATAATATCGATAAAACGCTGGCCGTCCGCCAGCATAATACATTGATAAAAGAATTGGAGAGCCGGGGTATTGAAGTCGTGATTCTGCCTGCTTTAAGCCAATTTCCGGAACAGGTTTTCACGCGCGATATCGGGTTTACGATCGGAGGCACTGTGTTTTCCGCGCAGCTTTCAGCCGACATCCGCCAGGGCGAAGAAAATGTCCTGCAGGAATGGCTGGCAAAAGAACAAATCTCCTGGACCGCATTTAATGAAGGCTATCAAATCGAAGGCGGCGACATCCTCGTCGACCAAAATACCATATATGCCGGCATCAGCCACAGAACGACGTTCTCGGCCGTCCAAGAGCTGAAGCGCAGGCTTCCCTCTTATGAAGTCATACCGGTTCCGTTTGAAGAAACGTTCCTTCATCTGGATTGCGTCTTCAACATTCTTTCGCCGACAGAAGCGCTTGTCTATCCAAAAGCCTTAGGAGAAAGAGAATACGACGTCTTGAAAAAGCGCTATGAGATGATCGAAATTACGGATGATGAACAGTTCCAACTCGGTACAAACGTTCTGTCCATCGGCAATAAAACCGTGATCAGCCTGCCTGTTAACCGCCACGTGAATCAGGAGCTCAGAAAAAGGGGCTATACGGTCATCGAAATCGACTTATCCGAGATCATAAAATCAGGCGGATCATTCAGATGCTGTACTCTGCCGATTGAGCGTACTTCCACTGAATGTTACAAAGGCGGCGCCTGA
- a CDS encoding acyl-CoA thioesterase, translated as MNGPEKRYCKESKVVKTSRVFPLDTNNHNTLFGGKLMSYIDDIASISAARHSRCETVTASMDSVDFLEPIRQEDSVCLESYVTWVGRTSMEVFVKVIKEHLLTGERKLAATSFLTFVALDQDGNPQAVPQVVPQSEEEIMLHETARQRAEERKNHRKHSKALAQALAVDKPW; from the coding sequence ATGAATGGACCTGAAAAGAGATACTGCAAAGAATCAAAAGTTGTCAAAACAAGCAGGGTATTTCCGCTTGATACGAACAATCACAACACCTTGTTCGGCGGCAAGCTGATGAGCTATATCGACGATATCGCTTCGATTTCGGCAGCGAGACACTCGAGGTGTGAAACCGTGACAGCTTCAATGGATTCCGTCGATTTTCTCGAACCGATCCGCCAGGAGGATTCAGTCTGCCTTGAATCTTATGTGACATGGGTCGGCAGAACGTCAATGGAGGTATTCGTCAAAGTCATTAAAGAGCATTTGCTGACAGGCGAACGAAAGCTTGCGGCGACATCCTTTTTAACCTTTGTGGCGCTTGATCAGGACGGCAATCCTCAGGCCGTTCCCCAAGTTGTACCGCAGTCTGAAGAAGAAATCATGCTGCACGAGACCGCCCGGCAGCGCGCCGAAGAACGGAAAAACCATCGCAAACACAGCAAAGCGCTGGCCCAGGCGCTGGCTGTTGACAAACCTTGGTAA
- a CDS encoding pectate lyase family protein, giving the protein MKRFFSVIILGALLLLGTSAPIEAADYGRDVLGSKDGWGAYGKGTTGGADASSDQVYTVKNRKQLVEALGGDNKKNSENDTPKIIYVKGTINLSVDDDNNPLGYEDYKDPEYSIEAYLKAYDPKKWGKKEPTGKLEEARLRSKDNQKERVLIRVGSNTTIIGLGDDAKIVGGGLYVKNAENVIIRNIEFENAYDFFPGWDPTDGSSGNWNSEYDNLLIEMSKNIWIDHCSFNDGDQPDELTETHFGREFQHHDGLLDIKKQSDFITVSYSIFSGHSKNTIIGSSDSYKADNGHLRVTFHHNLYENIKERAPRVRYGKVHIYNNYFKSTKDSYNYSWGVGYSSKIYAEDNYFDLPEGTKPQKLMKVFKGDALYEKDTIVNNQKSVAKIDVVSTYNKANNASIKKSAGWKPTLFEKIDDAEDVPAIVEAHAGAGKLK; this is encoded by the coding sequence ATGAAAAGGTTTTTTAGTGTAATAATTTTAGGCGCCCTGCTGCTGCTCGGGACATCTGCGCCAATCGAAGCGGCAGACTACGGACGCGACGTCCTCGGCTCAAAAGACGGCTGGGGCGCTTATGGAAAAGGAACGACCGGAGGCGCTGACGCTTCTTCTGATCAGGTATATACGGTCAAAAACCGCAAGCAGCTTGTTGAGGCATTAGGGGGAGACAATAAAAAGAACAGCGAAAATGATACGCCGAAGATCATCTATGTGAAGGGAACAATCAATCTTAGTGTTGATGATGACAACAATCCTTTAGGCTATGAAGATTATAAAGACCCCGAATATTCGATCGAAGCGTATCTCAAAGCTTATGATCCGAAGAAATGGGGGAAAAAGGAGCCGACAGGAAAGCTTGAAGAGGCAAGGCTCCGCTCGAAAGATAATCAAAAGGAACGGGTCTTGATCAGAGTCGGTTCGAACACAACGATTATCGGGCTCGGAGATGATGCGAAAATCGTCGGCGGAGGCCTTTATGTCAAAAACGCGGAAAACGTCATTATCCGCAATATCGAATTCGAAAACGCGTACGATTTCTTCCCTGGCTGGGATCCGACGGATGGGAGCAGCGGTAACTGGAATTCAGAATATGACAACCTGCTGATCGAAATGTCCAAAAATATTTGGATCGACCACTGCTCATTCAATGACGGAGATCAGCCTGATGAGCTGACTGAAACGCATTTCGGGCGCGAATTCCAGCATCACGACGGACTGCTTGATATCAAAAAGCAGTCGGATTTCATTACGGTGTCATACAGCATATTTTCAGGACATTCTAAAAACACGATTATCGGATCAAGCGACAGCTACAAAGCAGACAACGGGCATTTAAGGGTGACATTCCACCACAATCTCTACGAAAATATAAAAGAGCGGGCACCGCGCGTCCGCTACGGAAAAGTGCACATTTACAACAACTATTTTAAAAGCACGAAAGACAGCTACAATTATTCATGGGGCGTAGGCTATTCTTCAAAAATTTATGCTGAGGACAACTACTTTGACCTGCCGGAAGGAACGAAGCCTCAAAAACTGATGAAGGTCTTTAAAGGTGACGCTTTATATGAAAAAGATACGATCGTAAACAACCAAAAAAGCGTCGCAAAAATTGATGTTGTCAGCACATACAACAAAGCAAACAATGCGTCTATTAAAAAATCGGCCGGCTGGAAGCCGACGCTGTTTGAAAAAATCGACGACGCAGAAGATGTGCCGGCAATCGTTGAAGCGCACGCAGGCGCAGGAAAACTGAAGTAA
- a CDS encoding DMT family transporter, translating into MEWICLIAAGILEMLGVTMMNQFHKDKRVRWIFLLIIGFAASFFLLSLAMETLPMGTAYAVWTGIGTVGGALVGILFYGEPKDGKRIFFIALILGSAVGLKLIS; encoded by the coding sequence ATGGAATGGATCTGCCTCATCGCCGCCGGTATACTGGAAATGCTTGGCGTGACGATGATGAACCAGTTTCATAAAGACAAGCGGGTGAGATGGATCTTTTTGTTGATCATCGGGTTTGCCGCTTCTTTTTTCTTGCTTTCCCTTGCGATGGAGACGCTGCCGATGGGAACCGCGTACGCAGTGTGGACAGGGATCGGCACGGTCGGAGGTGCGCTTGTCGGCATCCTGTTTTACGGAGAGCCGAAAGACGGAAAACGCATCTTTTTCATCGCGCTCATTTTGGGATCTGCCGTCGGGCTGAAACTTATTAGCTAG
- a CDS encoding small multi-drug export protein, which translates to MDMMWGYVLVFILAAIPWFEVIGVVPLAIIAGLKPVPSAIIALFGNLLTVLLLIFLIDKVKVWLERRRGERRAETDKFSKRKSRAKKIWLTYGIPGLSFVGPFFIGSHLTAFMCMGFGAKRRQTALWMTGSLAVWTTASAVAAYYGFSFLAPENEGLLKNIFKQEE; encoded by the coding sequence ATGGATATGATGTGGGGCTATGTACTCGTCTTTATTTTGGCTGCGATTCCGTGGTTTGAAGTGATCGGTGTCGTGCCGCTAGCGATCATTGCCGGGCTTAAACCTGTTCCGTCCGCTATTATCGCGCTATTCGGAAATCTATTAACCGTACTGCTGCTTATTTTTTTAATTGACAAAGTGAAGGTATGGCTAGAAAGAAGACGCGGGGAGCGGAGAGCGGAGACGGATAAGTTCTCAAAAAGGAAAAGCAGGGCGAAAAAAATATGGCTGACCTACGGCATTCCGGGCCTTTCTTTCGTCGGGCCTTTCTTTATCGGCTCCCACTTAACCGCGTTTATGTGCATGGGCTTTGGGGCCAAGCGCAGACAAACGGCGCTGTGGATGACGGGGAGTCTCGCAGTATGGACAACGGCGTCGGCTGTCGCTGCCTACTATGGTTTCAGTTTCCTCGCTCCTGAAAATGAAGGGCTGCTGAAAAATATCTTTAAACAGGAGGAGTGA
- a CDS encoding DUF1129 domain-containing protein, translating to MLSKDMQNVLDEMRIYLMSSGKSDKEIEGIMNELTVHAWEGEKDGKTVRQIFGDSPKSYVQALSKELSSRPGEIAKLFFAILIGAISYFIFSDAVNDSLDYSVYTLAGYPLYILLAAAMLPLLGRITAFKGKNTAFMYTMVYAALTFFPILAIIFIDRQFGTPVFSFDGGSRWLIMALSFLVIVCLSFRLKAGALSILPLLLAGTHFLFQYMNWDSAGAMMAETYIPYIGLLLVMFIETKRARNTAQYE from the coding sequence GTGCTATCAAAGGACATGCAAAACGTATTGGACGAGATGAGAATCTACTTAATGTCTTCAGGAAAAAGCGACAAAGAAATCGAAGGAATCATGAATGAGCTAACCGTTCATGCCTGGGAAGGAGAAAAGGACGGAAAAACCGTCCGGCAAATTTTTGGGGATTCTCCCAAGTCATATGTTCAAGCGCTGTCAAAAGAGCTTTCATCAAGGCCAGGGGAGATCGCCAAGTTGTTCTTTGCCATTTTAATCGGCGCAATATCCTATTTTATATTCAGCGACGCCGTGAACGACAGCCTCGATTATTCTGTCTATACGCTGGCAGGCTATCCGCTTTATATTTTGCTGGCAGCGGCTATGTTGCCGCTTTTGGGCCGGATTACAGCATTTAAAGGGAAGAATACGGCCTTCATGTATACGATGGTGTACGCCGCTTTGACGTTTTTTCCGATTTTGGCCATTATTTTTATTGACCGGCAATTCGGGACACCGGTTTTTTCGTTTGATGGGGGAAGCCGCTGGCTGATTATGGCCCTGTCGTTTCTTGTGATCGTATGTTTGTCTTTCAGGTTGAAAGCCGGAGCCTTGTCCATATTGCCGCTGCTTTTAGCCGGAACGCATTTTTTGTTTCAGTATATGAACTGGGATTCAGCAGGAGCCATGATGGCAGAAACTTATATTCCCTATATCGGGCTGCTTCTCGTCATGTTTATTGAAACAAAGCGTGCCAGAAATACGGCTCAATATGAATGA
- a CDS encoding mandelate racemase/muconate lactonizing enzyme family protein, with protein MKIAEITTNRIAVPLKKPFKTALRTVRTAEAVIVKVTAENGMTGWGEAPPTAVITGETLDSIEGAVNTILAPALTGCNLRMAEAIFHDIDKLIVGNTSAKAAVETAVYDCLAQLCGLPLYQLLGGYRREIETDFTVSVNDPEEMGKDAARYVQEGFRTLKIKVGKNDMATDLERIREIRKQAGPAVRIRVDANQGWTAKQAVKAIRKMEDEGLSIELVEQPVHRLDLEGLKQVTDAVDTPIMADESVFTPRDAFHVLKTRSADLINIKLMKAGGIRQALKINAMAEACGVECMAGSMIETRLGITAAVHFAASQKNVTKFDFDAPLMLKEDIVEGGIRYHAGTITIPDAPGLGITKVCHEGGEDK; from the coding sequence ATGAAGATTGCCGAGATTACGACAAACCGCATCGCCGTTCCGCTGAAAAAACCTTTTAAAACAGCGCTTCGAACCGTCCGCACCGCAGAAGCCGTCATTGTCAAAGTAACGGCTGAAAACGGGATGACAGGCTGGGGAGAAGCGCCTCCGACTGCTGTTATTACCGGTGAGACGCTTGACAGTATTGAGGGGGCAGTCAACACGATTCTCGCACCCGCCCTCACCGGGTGCAACTTGCGAATGGCTGAGGCGATATTTCATGATATCGACAAGCTGATTGTTGGAAATACAAGCGCAAAGGCCGCTGTAGAAACAGCCGTCTACGATTGCTTGGCGCAGCTTTGCGGTCTTCCCCTGTATCAATTGCTGGGCGGATACAGACGGGAGATCGAGACGGATTTTACCGTCAGCGTCAATGACCCGGAAGAAATGGGGAAAGACGCGGCCCGCTATGTACAGGAAGGGTTTCGCACGCTCAAAATTAAGGTTGGAAAAAACGACATGGCAACAGACCTCGAACGGATCAGGGAAATCCGCAAACAAGCGGGTCCCGCTGTCCGAATCCGCGTGGACGCCAATCAAGGCTGGACGGCGAAACAGGCGGTCAAAGCCATTCGGAAAATGGAGGATGAGGGGCTTTCGATCGAGCTTGTCGAACAGCCGGTCCACCGGCTCGATCTCGAAGGCTTGAAACAGGTGACAGATGCCGTCGATACGCCGATTATGGCGGACGAAAGCGTGTTTACCCCAAGGGATGCTTTTCACGTGCTGAAAACGAGAAGCGCCGATCTCATCAATATTAAACTGATGAAGGCAGGCGGCATCCGCCAGGCGCTGAAAATCAACGCCATGGCAGAAGCGTGCGGAGTGGAATGCATGGCCGGAAGCATGATCGAGACAAGGCTCGGCATCACAGCGGCCGTCCACTTCGCAGCAAGCCAGAAAAATGTGACAAAATTCGATTTTGATGCGCCGCTCATGCTGAAGGAGGATATCGTTGAAGGCGGCATCCGCTATCATGCAGGAACGATCACGATACCGGATGCTCCCGGACTCGGAATCACGAAAGTCTGCCATGAGGGGGGAGAGGACAAATGA
- a CDS encoding ABC transporter ATP-binding protein — protein sequence MQTGALLKVSRLKMHFDAGRGKTVKAVDGISFDIKEGETFGLVGESGCGKSTSGRVLMRLYQPTEGEVTYRGKNIHHLSDDESFQYNRKIQMIFQDPYASLNPRLTVREIMTEPMEIHGLYGGKKARLEKADELLEAVGLHKSFANRYPHEFSGGQRQRIGIARALALEPEFIVADEPISALDVSVQAQVVNLLKKLQKEKGLTFLFIAHDLSMVKHISDRIGVMYLGHMVEITDSGRLYQEPLHPYTQALLSAIPIPDPDVEDKRRRIILKGELPSPIDPPSGCVFRTRCPAAMDICAAKKPMLKEADDGHFVACHLYDGDARKEEAGLKVTLQAR from the coding sequence ATGCAAACCGGCGCTTTATTGAAAGTCAGCCGTCTGAAAATGCACTTTGACGCCGGAAGGGGCAAAACGGTCAAAGCGGTCGACGGCATTTCATTTGATATTAAAGAAGGAGAGACGTTCGGGCTCGTCGGAGAATCGGGCTGCGGCAAGTCGACATCCGGAAGAGTGCTGATGCGTCTTTATCAGCCGACAGAAGGCGAGGTTACATATCGGGGGAAAAACATCCACCATTTGAGCGATGATGAATCATTCCAGTACAACCGCAAAATTCAAATGATTTTTCAAGACCCGTATGCTTCATTAAATCCGAGGTTAACCGTCAGGGAGATTATGACAGAACCTATGGAAATCCACGGCCTCTACGGAGGGAAAAAGGCGCGTCTTGAAAAGGCGGACGAGCTTCTGGAAGCAGTCGGTCTGCACAAAAGCTTTGCCAATCGCTATCCTCATGAATTCAGCGGCGGACAGAGGCAAAGAATCGGCATCGCCAGAGCGCTTGCGCTTGAACCTGAATTCATCGTCGCCGATGAGCCGATATCGGCACTTGACGTCTCCGTGCAAGCGCAGGTCGTCAACCTTTTAAAAAAGCTGCAAAAGGAAAAAGGGCTCACGTTTTTATTTATCGCCCACGATCTTTCCATGGTGAAGCACATCAGCGACCGGATCGGCGTCATGTATCTCGGGCACATGGTCGAGATCACCGACAGCGGCCGGCTTTATCAAGAACCTCTGCATCCTTACACCCAGGCGCTTTTATCAGCTATCCCGATTCCCGATCCGGATGTGGAAGACAAGCGGAGACGAATCATACTGAAAGGCGAGCTGCCAAGTCCGATCGATCCGCCGAGCGGCTGCGTTTTCAGAACGAGGTGTCCTGCCGCGATGGACATTTGCGCCGCCAAAAAGCCGATGTTAAAAGAAGCCGACGACGGTCATTTTGTCGCCTGCCATCTGTATGACGGAGACGCAAGGAAAGAGGAGGCCGGCTTGAAGGTGACGCTGCAGGCGAGGTGA
- a CDS encoding DUF421 domain-containing protein gives MLEFVWTFLAKPALVFSIAYILFRIAGKKAVSQMTNFDLLLTFAIGTIISEPILTSKISMSIYYALTFLIFYLLIEKLSLHNKWRWFLVVSPTVLIRNGNIDKGGLKRERLTVNELLGKLREKGYADPKDIDLALIEESGQISVIPKSEARPVQPRDLNLETKRNFVPIPLILDGEIIEHNLKYLKKTKEWLFQKLEDKGIEQAMLPTITLGTLNEKNEIIIDTEDPGSPLTHDPYLYKPGQDH, from the coding sequence ATGCTTGAATTTGTATGGACTTTTTTAGCCAAGCCTGCTTTAGTGTTCTCTATAGCTTATATTCTTTTCCGAATCGCAGGGAAGAAAGCCGTTTCGCAAATGACGAACTTCGACCTTTTGCTGACATTTGCGATTGGAACGATCATCAGCGAACCGATTCTTACTTCTAAAATTTCAATGTCCATTTATTACGCGCTTACCTTTCTGATCTTCTATTTGTTGATTGAAAAGCTGTCATTACACAATAAATGGCGATGGTTTCTTGTCGTCAGTCCGACCGTGCTGATCCGAAACGGCAATATTGATAAAGGAGGATTAAAAAGAGAGCGGCTGACTGTCAATGAACTGCTCGGCAAATTGCGCGAAAAAGGCTATGCCGACCCAAAAGATATCGACCTCGCCCTGATTGAAGAATCGGGCCAGATCAGCGTGATTCCCAAATCGGAAGCAAGGCCTGTACAGCCGCGGGACCTCAACTTGGAGACGAAGCGGAATTTCGTGCCGATTCCGCTCATTTTAGACGGCGAAATTATCGAACACAATTTAAAATACTTGAAAAAAACGAAAGAATGGCTGTTTCAAAAATTAGAGGATAAAGGGATTGAGCAAGCGATGCTGCCAACCATTACGCTCGGCACCTTGAACGAAAAAAATGAAATTATAATTGATACGGAAGATCCCGGCAGCCCGTTAACCCATGACCCGTATCTCTATAAACCGGGGCAAGACCATTAA
- a CDS encoding DinB family protein — MPFLKDLSPDEEMAPTVGLLFSAVNENIERLKSIVSGISREELEYKGEHGDKNSIAQLIYHLINVDVRWVYRLKESEIPRELEEKYGPMTDENGRLPEVTGVPLTVLIEWHEEVLEMLKHTAKGFSEKDLLKKVPYEGGFSTIRWGIWHMSDHNRYHQAHIQACLKEFRMQNS, encoded by the coding sequence ATGCCGTTTTTGAAAGATTTATCTCCAGATGAAGAGATGGCGCCGACAGTCGGGCTGCTTTTTTCGGCGGTCAATGAAAACATCGAACGGCTGAAATCAATCGTCTCCGGCATCAGCCGGGAAGAGCTGGAATATAAGGGTGAGCATGGCGACAAAAACAGCATCGCCCAGCTGATCTATCATTTAATCAATGTCGATGTCCGCTGGGTTTACAGGCTGAAGGAAAGCGAAATTCCAAGAGAGCTGGAAGAGAAATACGGACCGATGACGGATGAAAACGGACGTTTGCCGGAGGTGACAGGCGTCCCTTTGACCGTGTTAATCGAGTGGCATGAAGAGGTGCTGGAGATGTTGAAACACACCGCTAAAGGCTTTTCGGAAAAAGACTTGCTGAAGAAGGTTCCGTATGAGGGAGGGTTTTCGACGATCCGCTGGGGGATCTGGCATATGTCTGATCATAACCGCTATCACCAGGCGCATATTCAGGCTTGCTTAAAAGAGTTCCGCATGCAAAACAGTTGA
- a CDS encoding PadR family transcriptional regulator — MSSTQMLKGILEGCLLAVISEGEIYGYEMTKVLAGYGFSDISEGSIYPILLRMQKEKWVETELKRSASGPKRKYYRLTPLGEAELQSFIDRWKALSGNVNALLEKKLKEK, encoded by the coding sequence ATGAGTTCAACGCAAATGCTGAAAGGGATTTTAGAAGGATGTCTGCTTGCCGTTATATCAGAAGGGGAGATATACGGCTATGAAATGACAAAGGTGCTTGCGGGATACGGTTTTTCGGATATCAGCGAAGGAAGCATCTATCCGATTCTCCTCCGCATGCAAAAGGAAAAATGGGTGGAGACCGAACTAAAACGGTCGGCGAGCGGCCCGAAGAGAAAATATTACAGACTTACACCCCTTGGAGAAGCGGAGCTTCAATCGTTCATCGACCGTTGGAAAGCATTATCCGGGAACGTCAATGCACTGCTCGAAAAAAAACTGAAGGAGAAGTGA
- a CDS encoding DMT family transporter — protein MRWGSVILAALFEIGWVMGLKHADSALEWICTAAAVVMSFYILVKAGEKLPVGTVYAVFTGLGTAGTVVCEIALFNEPANIAKLALIGVLLCGVIGLKLVTNEEKGEAS, from the coding sequence ATGAGATGGGGCAGTGTCATACTTGCAGCCTTGTTTGAAATTGGCTGGGTCATGGGGCTGAAACACGCCGATTCGGCACTTGAATGGATCTGCACGGCGGCCGCCGTCGTGATGAGCTTCTATATACTGGTGAAAGCGGGGGAGAAGCTGCCGGTCGGAACCGTGTATGCCGTATTTACCGGTCTCGGGACGGCGGGAACGGTCGTCTGCGAAATCGCCTTGTTCAATGAGCCGGCAAATATCGCCAAGCTTGCTCTGATCGGTGTTTTGCTATGCGGCGTGATCGGTTTGAAGCTTGTAACAAATGAAGAGAAAGGGGAGGCGTCATAA
- the purU gene encoding formyltetrahydrofolate deformylase → MNAYMKQQLSQYQEINNDKARLLVSCPDQPGIVAAVSSFLFENGANIIESNQYTTDPEGGRFFLRIEFEVQGIREKIEQMKAAFASVAESFQMTWSMNLASELKRVAIFVSKELHCLHELLWEWQSGNLMAEIAAVISNHEDARETVESLNIPFLYMKANKDIRQEVEKQQLKWLEEYRADVIVLARYMQILTPDFVSAHPNKIINIHHSFLPAFIGANPYKRAYERGVKLIGATSHYVTNELDEGPIIEQDIERVDHRDNVEALKNIGRTIERSVLARAVKWHLEDRIIVHGNKTIVFN, encoded by the coding sequence ATGAACGCATATATGAAACAGCAGTTATCGCAATATCAGGAAATCAATAACGATAAGGCCCGCCTTCTGGTCAGCTGTCCGGATCAGCCTGGAATCGTCGCCGCCGTTTCTTCATTTTTATTTGAGAACGGTGCGAATATTATTGAATCGAACCAGTATACGACAGACCCTGAAGGAGGCCGGTTCTTTCTGCGGATTGAGTTTGAAGTTCAAGGCATCCGCGAAAAGATCGAACAGATGAAAGCGGCATTCGCCTCTGTGGCGGAGTCCTTCCAAATGACGTGGAGCATGAATTTGGCGAGCGAACTGAAACGCGTCGCTATCTTCGTTTCAAAAGAGCTTCACTGCCTGCATGAACTGCTATGGGAATGGCAGAGCGGCAATTTGATGGCGGAGATTGCAGCGGTTATCAGCAATCATGAAGATGCAAGAGAAACTGTTGAATCCCTGAATATTCCGTTCCTTTACATGAAAGCGAACAAAGACATTCGTCAGGAAGTGGAAAAACAGCAGCTGAAATGGCTTGAAGAGTATCGTGCGGATGTCATCGTTCTCGCCCGATATATGCAGATTTTAACGCCTGATTTTGTCTCGGCTCATCCGAACAAAATCATAAATATTCACCACTCCTTCCTGCCGGCTTTTATCGGGGCGAATCCGTATAAACGGGCATATGAAAGAGGCGTTAAACTGATCGGAGCAACATCGCATTATGTGACAAACGAATTGGATGAAGGGCCGATCATCGAACAGGATATCGAACGGGTCGACCACAGAGACAATGTGGAAGCATTGAAAAACATCGGCCGAACGATTGAGAGAAGCGTTTTGGCAAGAGCGGTCAAATGGCACTTGGAAGACCGGATTATCGTGCATGGAAACAAGACGATCGTCTTTAATTAA